The Chrysemys picta bellii isolate R12L10 chromosome 10, ASM1138683v2, whole genome shotgun sequence genome segment ATATGCCCTTATCGTCCACAGGCCCAACATGTCCATAGCCACCTGAGTTCCCTCAGCTGGCAGACTGTCCTAAGGATTTGCCCCTGTCCCTGCTTGGGCTGAGgtgccctgccccctaccccagtAGGGACAATCCCTTTGTAAATGTCCATGCTTTGTACAGGCATAACACGCCCTATGTTCCCTGCCCGGACTCTGGGTCCTAGCACTGGGCTTTCCATCCCGCTCTCGGCGGCTCCTCCGAAACAGTTTTACCAggccccctgctcctccgccAGCTGGCCCAACTTTTCATGTTGGGCCCACTGCACCTCCCAGAGTCCCTGTGGGTCATCAGCCCCCTTTTGCCAGGGAGCTGAGACCTGTCCACAACCAGGGGTAGCAGCTGGGGCCTCTGCAAAGAAAGCCCCAGTATACCCGGGATCCATCATCCCTTCCTGTAGCTCCAAGCAATAGTCCCacagtccttgccctgccccttatATCAGGGGTGGACCACatgtgcccacattctccaccacattTAGCGAAGCGAGACCTACCAgctcagcgcctcctgctggttatcctgggaattagctcttgtccagcccggaacgccctctgcaggccggtgtctcacctgccttagggcccccgtgtccctcctggatcCCAGTGCCCCTTTTCCtctgggttctgcccccagcagtaacccataGTCTGGGtcttccctcccaggggaacccccaaccctctatccccaccttgcctcagtggctactgccagtcatcatctagcccccactcactgtggcaaactgcagtctgtaaaaggCCACTCGTCATTGGCAAGGGAGCCTGGTCGGACCAGCTGACTCTGCCTaaccctgggctgcagcctctgcaaccccagtacctgttttggCCTTTTAGCAAGGTCCACAACCTGGggatttaccaggctggagctccccagctccccttgcctttccccagccctgctccattccctgtaccctgagctcccaggcagccaggcccttctctctccagaacaagagagagactgactcagtCTTGGCTCACAGCTCTTTTAGatggccagctgtggcctgatggggCGTGGCCctagctgtggctgcttccccaatcagcctagccttttttcaggagcagggcaactgccccactacaTTATGTTCACCAGGAACTCTGACTGTCCCCGAGGTGCAATTTTTGGGGACAGGTGATAGAGCATGCTATCATGAAGGCACAATGACTGCTCTCATTCCACTTGCTTTCCTGCAGTAATGGAAAGTTGCAGAATGGCTCAGAAATATTTCTCCTGGAGACAAACCAATCCCGTGTAGAAAAACAAACAGGGATGGGGGTACTTTTGTACAGTAGTGATGTTCCTGGATACCTTATGAATAACCAGATAAATTAGATTGCTGTGCTTGAAATTACAAATCTAAACTATTTCCTGATTTTCTACATCTCATTATAGTAGCTATTCAATTGAGAATATAGGAGAAGAGGACTTTCATTATACTGTTAAGAACTATGGCTGAAATATTACAAAGTGGACATAGAAATTTAAGCTTAAGCACCTGACTGTATGTAGCTGATTTTCACAGATGCTAAGCACCTACAAATCCCACTGacttgctcagcacctctgaaaaccaggacacATATACCTTGGTGCCTACTGTAGATTTAGGAATGTAATTGTAGGCACTCAAATGGGAAAATTTTGACCTATAGTTACATGATACAATAGATTAACCGATTACAGTAACAATTTTTGGACACTCCTTGTGTAGCATAAATGTGCCAGTCTATCCATTCCCCACAGAAGAGAAATATATACACTTATTAGGAGAAGAGAATATATTTTTCTCCACTGGAGTTTTGagttttcttttaatgaaaacacagggtgaaatgctggcccttttgaagtcagtagcaaaactacTGACTGGAATGGGTGCAGGATTTCATCCACAGTCCGATTTTGTATGAAAATCTCTGTAGTATTCTCCCTGGTTTTTATCTCCTTCCATTCTTTGATTCATTTGAAGAGCTAATATATCTAGAGTAGGacctaaaaaaaaatctgaacatcTATATCTTCTTTCATGTGCATTTACAGTTACCTACACTGCGCAGCTGAAAACTCTTGGACAGATATAGACAGATTAGGCTTGTCTAGATGCAATGTTGACTTCAAAACAGCCTTATAATTACGTAAAGAGATGTGTTGTAATTCTTTActaccttaggccttgtctacactacgagagtagttcgattttacttgcatcgaatttttgtaatcgatattgcaaagtcgaacgtgtgtgtccacactaaggacagtaattcgactttgtgcgtccacactaacggtgatagcgtcgacattcgaagcggtgcactgtggtcagctatcccacagttcccgcagtcccctctgcccattggaattctgggtgtagccggcaatgccttctgggtaacaaaatgagtcgagggtgcttttgggaaactgtcgtcatccgtccatcactcccgccctccctccctgaaagcgccggcgggaaaacagttcgcgcgcttttccagtcattgacagcgcggacgccactgtactccgagcatggagcccgctgcgaccatcgctgcagttgtggccgctctcaacgtttcgcagcttatcataaaggtttccctgaggcagatgcagaaaagtcaggcgaggaggctacggcaccgcggtgatgtcctgaagtctgagagtagcacagacctgtcagaaagcaggcgacccagcgccgaggacatcacagtggcaatgggtcatgttgatgccgtggaacggcgattctgggcacgggagacaagcactgagtggtgggaccgcatagtgctgcaggtctgggatgaatcccagtggctgcgaaactttcgcatgcggaagggaactttcctggaactttgtgagttgctgtcccctgccctgaagcgcagtgacacccggttgcgagctgcactgagtgtacagaagcgagtggccatagccctgtggaagcttgcaacgccagacagctaccggtcagtcgcgaaccagtttggggtgggcaaatctaccgtgggggttgttgtgatgcaagtagcgaaggcaatcgttgatgtactgctgccaaaggtagtgaccctgggaaacgtggaggcgatcatagatggcttcgcagcgatgggattcccaaactgcggtggggccatagatggaactcacatccctatcctggcaccggaccaccaggccacccagtacattaaccgaaagggatacttttccatggtgctgcaagcactggtggaccacaggggacgttttaccaacatctacgtgggatggccgggcaaggttcatgacgctcgtgttttcaggaactctggtctgtttagacggctgcaacaaggtatttacttcccggaccgcaaaataactgttggggatgtggagatgcctatagtcatcctcggggacccagcctacccgctaatgccctggctcatgaagccctatactggcgccctggacactgaaaaagaactcttcaactaccggctgagcaagtgcagaatggtggtggagtgtgcttttggccgtctcaaggggagatggagaagcttactgactcgctgtgatctcagcgaaaccaatatccccattgttatagcagcttgctgtgtgctccacaatctctgtgagagcaagggggagacctttatggcggggtgggaggttgaggaaaatagcctggctggtgattactcacagccagacagccgggcgattagaagagaccagcgggaagcgctgtgcatccgggaggctttgaaagcaaagttcctgagtgagcagggtaacctgtgattttatagtttgtgtactgagaagctaaacctgcccccgtttctttacccaggtaatgttgactatcctatccagttacatacccccttcaccccccctccaacacacgtgtcgaaataaaaatagttctactttgttaaagcacaccgttttctttaatactgttttcgcgggaattttttaaaactgggacgcagactgtggtgcggggcgggtctagtgttgtgatgcgaatgcagcttctaaactcaaggattgacaggctccgctgcggtgggatgcttgtttcaacggagcctgtcacccctcctgatcgggactgtgtgtatgggaggtctatttgactttgtggcagggggaggacggttacagatcccatgctgtgtggctctgtgatcctgtctaaggaccggcgcttaagatctgtaactgccctcccccgccacaaagtcacagagcaacccaccccccccaacattacatcaaaacaacctcccagactaaccggggcaactagtcactgcatcactgcactgtgtatgtgccctgctgctgtgcctgcccccgactatgtaccctgccaaaggagactgtcctgtccaatttccaaccccctttcccctcctcctccaaaagaacatgattgaaacagtagttaacagaaacgaattttttattatcaactacacatggcattgggaggtgaaacttggacgtgggcttgtgtcaggcgggaaggaaagaacttttcaaattttgggaaatgagagccttctgctactagagctctctgcaggggtggagtgagagttagcagggactctgccgcctctccttctttgcactttgggtgaggtgggtatgggacttggtggcgggggagggcggttagagatggactgcagcggggctctgtcctcctgcctccattcctgcagaacatccacaaggcgccggagtgtgtccgtttgctccctcagtagtccaagcagcgttagagtcgcctgctggtcttcctgacgccacctctcctcccgatccatgttggcttggtgcattcgggtcaagttctcccgccactgggtctgctgtgctgcctgggcttgggaagaggccataagctcagagaacatgtcctcccgtgtcctcttcttcctacgcctaatccgcgctagcctctgggagtgtgattccaggctaggttgtgagacagtcgcagacggggctgtggaaatgggaaaaagggagtgaattcctctgaaagataaatgtagttgtgaacaaagaacatagtctttctctgtgaacaagaccatgcacagcacctttcacatgcgcactcagcacaaggtcgaattctcggccttcgcattctgtgcctggggtcttgaacagcacatttgagaagcgaggcagcacaacggaatttctgttgcaggcagacatggtaagccgtacacttgtggcagtttaaaacttttatattaccactggcctcatttcacatttaaatcaatgtcagtccctgctgccagcaatccggcaagcgggaactctgcccctgtcccaccccctcgcggctgtccccgggaatgatccctttcggctgcccctctcccgcctccaccgcgtggctgcaaaccagcggtgacagttctgtaaaggaacgggaaagcagtcccaacactaacattcccctacctaattaaaagcaggtcaccatggccgacatcaccctgatgaggatctccgagagcgacaaagagagaatgctccgggaaagcctccaaagaccagggccgtatgccgccctgctgtgcagagcaatgatccccgagtacctgataatctcgtggcgcggcaacgtgtcgtacttcggaggacccaataaggccgctctccccaagaacctcatgcaacggctttcaagttacctccaggagagcttcatcgagatgtcccaggaggattactgctctatccccgcacatatagaccgcattttactgtagctgcagtagcagggaatacacagtagagcggcttgtgcaggacaatcactgaaaaccggacattgctagatttcttttcaaaacttgcactgccccttactaaaccgttaagcgcctagggcacactaatcatgaacaacccattcttttaattgttaatattcctgttttgttaaaaataaatgtttagatgtttacaacacttactggctgatccttcaccagattctgtgtccggggtaatggctggggacgcttcgtaggggatctctgtaagggtgatgaagagatcctggctgtcggggaaatcagcgttgtgagagctgccaactgcctcgccctcctcatctccttcctcatcttccccgtcccctaacatgtctgaggaaccggccgtggacagtatcccatcctcagagtccacggtcactggtggggtagtggtggcggcagcaccgaggatggaatgcagtgcctcgtagaaacgggatgtctggggatgggatccggagcgtccgtttgcctctttggtcttctggtagccttgtctcagctccttgattttcacgcggcactgcgttgcatcccggctgtatcctctctctgccatgtctttagagatcttctcgtagatctttgcattccttcttttggatcgcagctcggaaagcacggactcatcgccccacacagcgatgagatccaagacttcacgatcagtccatgctggggctctctttctattcccagactgcatggccatcactgctggagagctctgcatcgttgccagtgctgctgtgctcgccacgatgtccagacaggaaatgagattcaaactggccagacaggaaaaggaattcaaattcaaattttcccggggcttttcctgtgtggctggtcagagcatccgagctcgcactgctgtccagagcgtcaacagagtggtgcactgtgggatagctcccggagctattagcgtcgatttccatccacacctagcctaattcgacatggccatgtcgaatttagcgctactcccctcgtcggggaggagtacagaagtcgaattaaagagacctctatgtcgaactaaatagcatcgcagtgtggacgggtgcagggttaattcgatttaacggcgctaacttcgacataaacgcctagtgtagaccaggccttagattgcCTTTCATTATTGCTGCCACTGCTGAATTTGATCACTAACTGTTGCTCTTTGATTATATGCTCCATCTGGCCCAGCCAAGGTAACTGGCAGGTGGGCTGCATGTCACAGATGTGAATTTCTGGAATATGTTCCTCTGGCATCTGCGTCTGTGAGATGTTCTTTTAGGTGACTCCATGATTTGTGATGCAGACTTAGTGACAGCAGTGGATGGTGGTGTCATTTTGCTGGTGGATTGTAACTCATTGTATTTTACTTTCAATCTAATTTAAAGTGTGAGTGATTTGGTTCCTGTTTATGGGTTTGCAAACAGTCCCTGGAGACTCTCATGCAAGACCTATTCAGTGTGAAATTCTGGATTTCCCCTATTCCCAAAGCTACTTACTATGGGAAAGGATGCAGTTAATGCTCTCTGggaaacaagaattccattttgtaAAAAATGTCAATGTTTTGACATTTGGTTTCATTCTGTATCATAACAAAAATAAACCTTTCACAAATTagaagagagggagggggagaaagagaatagCCAATAGCTCCCAGATGACGGCATGCATCTGGGATGTGGAAGATTCAGGTTCAAGTCTGTACTCTGACTGATTTGCAGTGAGAAATGGAACccggatctcccacatcccaagtgagtgtcCCAACTCTGGGTGTGAGTGTCTCTTACTCTCTCAAGCAgatattccatcctggacctgagaaaccttcctgacaaagtttcaattttgatgaattgttattttctgagaaaaaaaaatggtcagAAAGTTCCAACTACCTCTATGTGCAAGAGGGATGGGCAAACTGGATCAGATAAAACAAATGGCTCTCACCTTCACCCTCAAACTCTGTGTGCTACTGCAGATCTTGGTTTTGTCTGAAAACAGAAGTATAAATAAGGAAATACCATGTTCTGGCTCAGCTATAACTAGAAAGAAACAACAATCCTGTGGAATCAGGCATTCTCATGGGATGTTATCCAGCCCAAATTCCAGGCAGTTGAGCTTTGTACAATAGTCTATATCAGCTCTTAGATACTCTGGTGTGACTGAACTAGGCCTCAGATGTTGAGATATGTACATATCAGCGATAGAGAAAGTTCTAGATTTTGTTGGGAGTAAAAGTTGGAAATCTGAGTCACAAGCACACCCAATTTAGGCATAATCAATTTCTGCCTTTCTTTATGCAATTTCAGACAGAGTTATTGTGACTTATAGTGCCTGAACATACATTTATAACAGACACTTACAAATGTAATTGGTAAAGGGCCTGAGTTACCACATTTCAGGGCACTGGGAAATCCTCCAATACTTCCTGATGATTGTCATCTCCCCTGATCTGTTGGTCTAGTCCTTCAGTCCAGTCCTTCAGTTTCTGGTCCGGTGTTTCTCCAGTGTAGGCCTATGTTCACTTAGGTCTTGTATACATTTATACATTACAGATTAAGTAATCTTTATCAAATTGGCTCTTAATACATCAACCCTTTGAGTTTTAGGTTACCGACACATTATACATGTGCAAGCTTCAGTTACCCAACTTCTGCATTTTTTCTGCTCGTTTTGCAGTTTCAGTGTCATGGTATTTTTTGTGTCACCTTGCCCTAGGTCTCCCAGTAAAAAAGGCTTCTTGGT includes the following:
- the LOC135973728 gene encoding uncharacterized protein LOC135973728; translated protein: MQSSPAVMAMQSGNRKRAPAWTDREVLDLIAVWGDESVLSELRSKRRNAKIYEKISKDMAERGYSRDATQCRVKIKELRQGYQKTKEANGRSGSHPQTSRFYEALHSILGAAATTTPPVTVDSEDGILSTAGSSDMLGDGEDEEGDEEGEAVGSSHNADFPDSQDLFITLTEIPYEASPAITPDTESGEGSATPSATVSQPSLESHSQRLARIRRRKKRTREDMFSELMASSQAQAAQQTQWRENLTRMHQANMDREERWRQEDQQATLTLLGLLREQTDTLRRLVDVLQEWRQEDRAPLQSISNRPPPPPSPIPTSPKVQRRRGGRVPANSHSTPAESSSSRRLSFPKI